The following are from one region of the Stanieria sp. NIES-3757 genome:
- the slt gene encoding soluble lytic transglycosylase yields MLKQRPLPQPRHQRGSHQVWLGLSFSICLLTMVVWLFKTQQPEQSKQPSQVLPLVTLSPQQRDNRLKEIIQSNSSIWKKSEITKTDLFRARYLLAVDLLKAQQAKAALESLEDLEKDYSVLAPQILVQQANAYQLLNQSTQVKQVYQQLMTKYADSLAIPEVLFWLSQSDVSYQQQLIKEFPYHPLTQQLVRQLLQQDSAQLNLLLLLAKYSREPNLEAIRDRLVLEHPTELTPEDWEAIASGYWREEKYRKAADAYTLARLTPRNLYRTARGFHLNGNFSEAQRGYQRLIAEFHDAREAGLSLLHLASISGGQEAIIYLDMTIKKFPEHAPQALLSQGMVYDALEQPELANQARQTLLQQYPHSEAAVTYRWEEAQKLAVKGNIQAAYSWVQPLIDLQTNLNLEILPKATFWAGKWAKQLGMVAQSQQAFQKVITLYPQSYYAWRSAVWLGWQVGNFDNVRTFNRALEFPELNLVPHTNSDTIKELLVLGQYQDAWNLLESEIKQPQELTVSEQFIEGLLLLKLGQVSAGINQIWDLAQRDNPYEQQQWQVLRKTPTYWYALFPFPYREAILTNSQQSKINPLLVVSVMRKESTFAPEINSRVGAVGLMQVVPETAQWVATQINLAEYSLKQPDDNIKIGTWYLAHNHERYQNNSLLAIASYNAGTGNVNQWLKQYSTKDLDRFVEEIPFPETKDYVEGVFSNYWNYLRLYDPQIKQQVANYLKRSQ; encoded by the coding sequence ATGTTAAAACAAAGACCACTACCCCAACCAAGACACCAAAGAGGTTCTCACCAAGTTTGGCTCGGACTGAGTTTTAGTATCTGTTTGCTAACTATGGTGGTTTGGCTATTTAAAACTCAGCAACCAGAACAATCAAAACAGCCTTCTCAGGTTTTACCATTAGTTACCCTTTCTCCTCAGCAAAGAGATAATCGTTTAAAAGAAATTATTCAGAGTAATTCTTCTATTTGGAAAAAATCCGAGATAACGAAAACAGACCTCTTTCGGGCGCGTTATCTTTTGGCAGTAGATTTATTAAAAGCACAACAGGCAAAAGCTGCTTTAGAGTCTTTAGAAGACTTAGAAAAAGATTATTCGGTTCTCGCCCCGCAAATTCTGGTTCAACAAGCCAATGCTTATCAATTGCTCAATCAATCAACCCAAGTTAAGCAAGTTTATCAACAACTAATGACAAAATATGCGGATTCTTTGGCAATTCCTGAAGTTTTGTTTTGGTTGAGTCAAAGCGACGTTTCTTATCAACAACAACTAATTAAAGAATTTCCTTATCATCCCTTAACTCAACAGCTAGTTCGTCAGTTACTTCAGCAAGATTCCGCTCAATTAAATTTATTATTATTGTTAGCTAAATATAGTCGTGAGCCTAATCTTGAAGCGATTCGAGATCGTTTAGTTTTAGAACATCCTACGGAATTAACTCCAGAAGACTGGGAAGCGATCGCATCTGGTTATTGGCGTGAAGAAAAATATCGTAAGGCTGCTGATGCTTATACCCTAGCTCGTCTTACTCCCCGTAATCTCTATCGGACTGCTAGAGGTTTTCATCTTAATGGCAATTTTTCTGAAGCTCAGAGGGGTTATCAAAGGTTAATTGCTGAGTTTCACGATGCCAGAGAAGCAGGATTAAGTTTACTTCATTTAGCTTCAATTTCTGGAGGGCAAGAAGCGATTATTTATTTGGACATGACAATTAAAAAGTTTCCCGAACACGCTCCCCAAGCTTTGTTATCTCAAGGAATGGTTTATGATGCTCTCGAACAACCAGAGTTAGCTAACCAAGCCAGACAAACATTGTTGCAACAATATCCTCATTCAGAAGCGGCCGTAACTTATCGTTGGGAGGAAGCCCAGAAGCTAGCAGTTAAAGGAAATATCCAAGCTGCATATTCATGGGTGCAACCTTTGATTGATCTTCAAACTAATCTCAATCTTGAAATTCTTCCTAAAGCTACTTTTTGGGCAGGAAAATGGGCTAAACAATTAGGAATGGTAGCCCAATCTCAACAAGCCTTTCAGAAGGTAATTACTCTTTATCCTCAATCCTATTATGCTTGGCGGTCGGCAGTATGGTTGGGTTGGCAGGTAGGAAATTTTGATAATGTGCGTACCTTCAATCGGGCTTTAGAATTTCCCGAACTCAATCTAGTTCCCCATACTAATTCCGATACCATTAAGGAATTACTAGTTTTAGGGCAGTATCAAGATGCGTGGAATCTCCTGGAATCAGAAATCAAACAGCCTCAAGAACTAACTGTTTCAGAACAATTTATTGAAGGGCTACTTTTGCTAAAATTAGGGCAAGTTTCGGCAGGAATTAACCAAATTTGGGATTTAGCGCAACGGGATAACCCCTACGAACAACAACAATGGCAAGTTCTCAGAAAAACACCAACTTATTGGTATGCTTTATTTCCTTTTCCCTATCGAGAGGCAATTTTAACCAATTCCCAACAAAGTAAAATCAATCCCTTATTGGTTGTTTCGGTGATGCGTAAAGAATCAACTTTTGCGCCTGAAATTAATTCACGAGTTGGTGCAGTTGGTTTGATGCAGGTTGTACCAGAAACCGCTCAATGGGTAGCAACACAAATTAATCTGGCAGAATATTCTTTAAAACAACCCGATGACAATATTAAAATTGGCACTTGGTATTTAGCTCATAATCATGAACGTTATCAGAATAATTCGCTTTTAGCGATCGCAAGTTACAATGCAGGAACAGGTAATGTCAATCAATGGCTGAAACAATACAGTACTAAAGATTTAGATCGTTTTGTAGAAGAGATTCCTTTTCCAGAAACTAAAGATTATGTGGAAGGAGTGTTTAGTAATTATTGGAATTATTTACGTTTATACGATCCTCAAATCAAGCAACAAGTAGCTAATTATCTCAAACGTAGTCAATAA
- a CDS encoding S-layer domain-containing protein, with translation MFAFRYFKPATSLVMSLTIGMVAITPLVSLAPASAQLFPSQSRPNRNNYPNQPSQLIIPAGAEIPVFYEDAEKILVTKEETAPLTLKVAANLKNRDGVILIPYGTEIVGQIEPANGGSRFVAQELVFSDGTRQSIDATSQTITRTETVRRGASAGGILKGAAIGAAAATVVSGITGDKAIATEEVLGGGAIGAAAGWLLGRKQVELISIDPNSDLNLTLQSDLILR, from the coding sequence ATGTTTGCTTTTAGATACTTTAAACCAGCTACTTCTTTAGTGATGTCATTAACTATTGGTATGGTTGCTATTACACCATTAGTTAGTTTAGCTCCTGCTTCAGCTCAACTTTTTCCTTCTCAAAGTAGACCAAATCGTAACAACTATCCCAATCAACCTAGTCAACTAATTATTCCTGCTGGAGCAGAAATTCCTGTTTTCTATGAAGATGCAGAAAAAATTTTAGTAACTAAAGAAGAAACTGCTCCTTTAACTTTAAAAGTGGCAGCTAACTTAAAAAATCGCGACGGTGTTATTTTAATACCCTATGGCACAGAAATTGTCGGTCAGATTGAACCTGCTAATGGTGGTTCTCGTTTTGTCGCCCAAGAACTAGTTTTTTCCGATGGTACTAGACAGTCTATCGACGCTACTTCTCAAACTATTACTCGTACCGAAACCGTCAGAAGAGGAGCAAGTGCAGGAGGAATTCTTAAAGGTGCTGCGATAGGCGCAGCAGCAGCTACAGTAGTTTCGGGAATTACTGGAGATAAAGCGATCGCGACAGAAGAAGTTCTTGGTGGTGGTGCTATAGGTGCAGCAGCGGGTTGGCTGTTGGGTAGAAAACAAGTAGAACTCATTTCCATCGATCCCAACAGTGATTTAAATTTAACCCTCCAATCCGACTTAATCTTGCGCTAG
- a CDS encoding TPR repeat-containing protein, whose product MIRWLIVLIGIGFLSFFNISQVAPVQANELSSITQQQLNQGEETAQKALRAIEQGNYLQAEVYWTQLIEQFPNNPAVWSNRGNTRIAQNRLDEAITDFNQSIKIAPQYPDPYLNRGIAYESKGLWQEALADYNHVLAIDANDAVAYNNRGNVKAAQGFWQEALSDYQKAVEIVPNFALARANAALSTYQLGNCDEAIRELRNLVRKYPLFSDPRAALTAALWVAGLQGEAESNWVATVGLDHRYQDLNWVKNNRRWPPTMIEALEKFLTLS is encoded by the coding sequence ATGATTCGTTGGTTAATCGTTTTAATTGGGATTGGTTTTCTCTCCTTCTTCAATATCAGTCAAGTTGCTCCGGTACAAGCAAATGAACTATCTTCAATTACTCAGCAGCAACTTAATCAAGGAGAGGAAACTGCTCAAAAAGCTTTACGGGCAATCGAACAAGGCAATTATCTTCAAGCCGAAGTTTATTGGACTCAGTTAATCGAACAATTTCCTAATAATCCTGCTGTGTGGAGTAATCGAGGCAATACTCGCATCGCTCAAAATCGTCTCGATGAAGCGATCACAGATTTTAATCAATCGATTAAAATCGCTCCTCAATACCCCGATCCCTATCTTAATCGTGGGATTGCTTATGAAAGCAAAGGTCTTTGGCAAGAAGCTTTAGCCGATTATAATCATGTTTTGGCGATCGATGCAAATGATGCAGTAGCCTATAATAATCGTGGTAATGTTAAAGCAGCACAAGGTTTTTGGCAAGAAGCTTTGAGCGATTATCAAAAAGCTGTAGAAATTGTTCCTAATTTTGCCTTGGCTCGTGCTAATGCAGCTCTAAGTACTTATCAATTAGGAAACTGCGATGAGGCAATTCGTGAGTTACGTAATTTAGTCCGTAAATATCCTTTATTTTCCGATCCTCGGGCAGCTTTAACAGCAGCTTTATGGGTAGCAGGATTGCAAGGAGAAGCTGAAAGTAACTGGGTAGCCACAGTTGGTTTAGATCATCGCTATCAAGATCTTAATTGGGTTAAAAATAATCGTCGTTGGCCACCAACCATGATTGAAGCTTTAGAAAAGTTTTTGACTCTCTCTTAG
- a CDS encoding FHA domain-containing protein: protein MIVCPNCNHQNPESSMQCENCYTPLPQTTSCPNCGASVQTDATFCGQCGFNLQAETLAPTPELSETFVGSSETGTSSTLINPWDDEEIETIPTPEPWQTHETEVMSPTSGFGDSWDDENLAVEELEQLEDLEELEELETTNSPLVDFEQEFPKHPPTNPRFAEREQELAEDIDLDTAFNEPQPIPSPQPPQPVAEASPPPSPASPPSPPLPPPQPFSSGGKVSSATQLQIQQASLLHVQTSTTLELPHNLYVIHIGKPNSQIPPDIDVSGFPNSEVVSRIHADIRVEGDTYFLEDVGSSNGTYVNHSPLPPGNRHRLRTGDRISLGKGDLVTFIFQLS, encoded by the coding sequence ATGATTGTTTGTCCAAATTGCAATCATCAAAATCCAGAAAGTTCGATGCAATGTGAAAATTGCTACACTCCTTTACCCCAAACTACTAGCTGTCCCAATTGTGGAGCTTCTGTACAAACTGATGCTACCTTTTGTGGTCAATGTGGTTTTAATCTTCAAGCAGAAACTCTCGCTCCTACTCCAGAACTTTCGGAAACTTTTGTCGGCTCATCTGAAACTGGTACTTCCTCTACATTAATTAACCCTTGGGATGACGAGGAGATCGAAACAATTCCCACGCCCGAACCTTGGCAAACTCATGAAACCGAAGTAATGTCACCAACTTCAGGGTTTGGGGATTCTTGGGATGATGAAAATTTAGCAGTAGAAGAATTAGAACAATTGGAGGACTTGGAAGAACTAGAGGAACTGGAGACAACAAATTCACCTTTAGTTGATTTTGAGCAAGAATTTCCTAAACATCCGCCAACTAACCCTAGATTTGCTGAGCGCGAGCAAGAATTAGCTGAAGATATCGATTTAGATACTGCATTTAATGAACCACAACCAATTCCATCACCTCAACCACCTCAACCTGTTGCCGAAGCATCGCCACCACCATCACCAGCGTCTCCGCCATCTCCGCCATTGCCACCACCACAACCATTTTCTTCAGGAGGAAAAGTGAGTTCTGCCACCCAACTCCAAATTCAGCAAGCTAGTCTACTTCATGTCCAGACTAGTACAACTTTAGAACTTCCTCATAATTTATATGTAATTCATATTGGCAAACCAAACAGTCAAATTCCTCCCGATATTGACGTTTCCGGTTTTCCTAATTCCGAAGTTGTCTCGCGAATTCATGCCGATATTCGGGTTGAGGGAGATACTTACTTTCTCGAAGATGTAGGTTCTTCTAATGGTACCTATGTCAATCATAGTCCTTTACCACCTGGAAATCGTCATCGCTTAAGAACAGGCGATCGCATTTCCCTAGGCAAGGGTGATTTAGTTACTTTTATTTTTCAACTCAGTTAA
- a CDS encoding PilT protein domain protein, which translates to MVDVIIIIICIVAAVNLGFESLQLLPADILEQVSNIDALRFVIAGFGAIIGLGIGVVVQTTYRRLETQIRNTPIETIITRAIGLVVGLLVANLMLAPIFLLPIPKELSFAKPMLAILGSVMFSFMGVSLADTHGRTFLRLINANSIETMLVAEGTLKPTSTKILDTSSIIDGRIEELLKTGFLEGQILVPKFVLQELQQLADGSNDQKRIRGRRGLDILNRIQESFPERIIIHSADYEDIDTVDAKLIALAQELSGMLLTNDYNLSKVANLQKVVILNVNDLAQAVRPIYLPGDHLQLKILKEGKEPQQGIGYLEDGTMVVVEEGNHYVGDEIQVVVTSSLQTSAGRMIFAKPFSETYSKILK; encoded by the coding sequence ATGGTTGATGTCATCATAATTATTATTTGTATTGTAGCAGCAGTAAATCTCGGTTTTGAGAGTTTACAACTATTACCTGCTGACATTCTCGAACAAGTCTCCAATATTGACGCATTACGCTTCGTTATTGCTGGTTTTGGTGCCATTATCGGTTTAGGTATCGGTGTTGTAGTACAAACCACCTATCGAAGATTAGAAACTCAAATCCGTAATACGCCCATAGAAACAATTATTACTCGTGCGATCGGATTAGTAGTAGGTTTGCTGGTAGCTAATTTAATGCTTGCACCGATCTTTTTGCTACCAATTCCCAAAGAACTTAGTTTCGCCAAACCGATGTTGGCTATTTTAGGCAGCGTTATGTTTTCTTTTATGGGAGTAAGTTTAGCAGATACTCACGGACGGACTTTTTTACGTTTGATCAATGCCAATAGTATTGAAACGATGTTGGTAGCCGAAGGAACTTTAAAACCAACCTCCACTAAAATATTAGACACTAGTTCAATTATCGATGGTCGGATTGAAGAATTACTCAAAACTGGTTTTCTAGAAGGACAAATTTTGGTACCGAAGTTTGTTTTACAAGAATTACAACAGTTAGCTGATGGCAGTAACGATCAAAAACGGATTCGTGGAAGAAGAGGTTTAGATATTCTCAATCGCATCCAAGAATCATTTCCTGAACGTATTATCATTCATAGTGCTGATTATGAAGATATTGATACAGTAGATGCTAAATTGATTGCTTTGGCTCAAGAGCTTAGTGGTATGCTTTTAACCAATGACTACAATTTGAGTAAAGTTGCCAACTTACAAAAAGTAGTAATTCTCAATGTTAATGATTTGGCTCAAGCAGTACGTCCGATCTACTTACCAGGCGATCATTTGCAATTAAAAATCCTTAAAGAAGGAAAAGAGCCACAACAGGGAATTGGTTATCTTGAAGATGGCACCATGGTAGTGGTAGAAGAAGGAAATCATTATGTTGGGGATGAAATTCAAGTAGTAGTTACTTCTTCTCTCCAAACTTCTGCTGGTAGAATGATTTTCGCTAAACCATTTTCTGAAACCTATTCTAAAATTTTGAAATAG
- a CDS encoding 6-phosphogluconolactonase yields the protein MNRKVEVLKDRNALIERSLDLVVAKIQQAIESRGKCTIALAGGNTPKPLYEALAKQSFPWDKIEVFWGDERYVSADHVDSNQLMARQAWLTQVNFPETNVHPMPTSAGDANLDAQKHEAELQQFFRLAPGEFPHFDLVLLGIGDDGHTASLFPQTEALKVTDRLVTVGNKQGEPRLTFTVPLLNHARCVIFIVSGENKRPALREIFAPQGDGIMYPARLIQPEGELWWLLDNSAGAEFDGNLA from the coding sequence ATGAATAGAAAAGTTGAAGTACTAAAAGATCGAAACGCTTTAATAGAGCGATCGCTTGACCTGGTAGTCGCCAAAATCCAACAAGCTATTGAAAGCAGGGGAAAATGTACTATTGCTTTAGCTGGAGGCAATACACCCAAACCTTTGTATGAGGCTTTAGCCAAACAATCTTTTCCTTGGGACAAAATCGAAGTGTTTTGGGGTGACGAACGTTATGTTTCGGCAGATCATGTCGATAGTAATCAATTGATGGCACGTCAAGCTTGGCTAACACAAGTTAATTTTCCTGAAACCAACGTTCATCCCATGCCTACCTCAGCAGGAGATGCTAATCTCGATGCCCAAAAGCATGAAGCCGAATTACAACAATTTTTTCGACTGGCTCCTGGGGAATTTCCGCATTTCGATCTAGTTTTATTAGGGATAGGAGATGATGGTCATACAGCTTCCTTGTTTCCTCAGACAGAGGCTTTAAAAGTAACAGACCGATTAGTGACAGTTGGCAATAAGCAAGGCGAACCTCGTTTAACTTTTACTGTCCCCTTACTCAATCACGCCCGTTGTGTCATTTTTATCGTCAGTGGTGAAAATAAACGTCCTGCTCTTAGAGAAATTTTTGCACCTCAAGGAGATGGAATCATGTATCCTGCACGTCTAATTCAACCTGAAGGAGAGCTATGGTGGTTGTTAGATAATTCTGCTGGAGCAGAATTTGATGGAAATCTGGCTTAA
- a CDS encoding WD-40 repeat-containing protein: MKKSQNSYLAGTIFKQLLLKKNINAYRLGQQTGIDKTYLSKLTSGIIKKPGHDKLAKIAQVLELKPSQLHAIFTKPEIAAAELNIGEIKLTQQQLIQSSRQDWGEAPDGIVCYGRVAEMAILQQWLIQERSRVIILYGLNGIGKTTLAVHLAKQFQHEFDYIFWRSLWYAPSLEIILTEALGLTTRKQTSEAGVAQKISQLLFQLRQNRCLLIFDQIESILATGNTTQQYQTGYQVYGELFRQIAQLEHQSCLLIISNEKPQDLAILESASASIRSLQLQGLTTAADRLLEDKQLSEKELWHELITIYRGHPLALKIVATTIKELFNSSISEFLRQNTFFLGDLKFLIERQYRRLSDAERTLVCTLAKENQLVSISQLQAEPNLLMNCSEIIWLLDCLKRRSLLETIQENNQTWYTLQPIVKKYLNFYG; the protein is encoded by the coding sequence GTGAAAAAATCTCAAAATAGTTATTTAGCAGGAACAATATTTAAACAGTTACTTCTTAAGAAAAATATTAATGCTTATCGGCTTGGTCAACAAACTGGAATTGACAAAACCTATCTAAGTAAACTGACTAGTGGCATCATCAAAAAACCAGGACATGATAAATTAGCTAAAATTGCCCAAGTTTTAGAGCTTAAACCAAGCCAATTACACGCTATTTTTACCAAACCTGAAATTGCAGCAGCAGAATTAAATATAGGAGAAATCAAGCTAACTCAACAGCAACTGATTCAATCTTCAAGACAAGATTGGGGAGAGGCACCCGATGGCATAGTTTGTTATGGAAGGGTAGCTGAAATGGCAATTTTACAGCAATGGCTGATTCAAGAACGCTCTCGAGTTATTATATTGTATGGTTTAAATGGTATCGGTAAAACTACACTCGCCGTACACCTAGCTAAACAATTTCAACATGAATTTGATTATATTTTTTGGCGCAGTCTTTGGTATGCACCATCGCTAGAAATTATTTTAACCGAGGCTTTAGGTTTGACTACGCGAAAACAAACTTCTGAAGCTGGTGTGGCACAAAAAATTTCTCAATTACTGTTTCAATTGCGTCAGAATCGTTGTTTGTTGATTTTCGATCAAATAGAATCAATTTTAGCAACGGGAAATACTACTCAACAATATCAAACTGGTTATCAAGTTTATGGAGAATTGTTTCGTCAGATTGCTCAATTAGAACATCAAAGTTGTTTATTAATTATTAGTAACGAAAAACCGCAAGATTTGGCAATCTTAGAAAGTGCTTCGGCATCAATTCGTTCTCTGCAACTTCAAGGTTTAACTACAGCAGCAGATCGACTACTTGAAGACAAACAATTATCAGAAAAAGAACTTTGGCATGAGTTAATCACAATTTATCGAGGTCATCCCCTCGCTTTAAAAATAGTTGCTACAACGATTAAAGAGCTTTTTAATAGCAGTATATCTGAGTTTTTACGTCAAAACACTTTTTTTCTTGGAGATTTAAAATTTTTAATCGAGCGACAATATCGTCGTTTATCAGATGCAGAAAGAACTTTAGTTTGTACCCTTGCTAAAGAAAATCAATTAGTCTCAATCTCGCAGTTGCAAGCAGAACCTAATTTACTAATGAATTGTTCAGAAATTATTTGGTTGCTTGATTGTTTAAAGAGGCGATCGCTTTTGGAAACTATTCAAGAAAACAATCAAACTTGGTATACCCTTCAACCGATAGTGAAAAAGTATCTCAATTTTTATGGTTAA